A region of Salvelinus alpinus chromosome 6, SLU_Salpinus.1, whole genome shotgun sequence DNA encodes the following proteins:
- the LOC139577632 gene encoding zinc finger protein 239-like encodes MAPGNISMGLETQADPSRGDWNRYSSSVYSEGCLDKKGEGLVVDEVTVKVEGDFPPTWNAACHLGDGFSQGRDFLDYSLKTNLNVPTHSPLHVLRDRDPVSTSMATSDLQGRVLFDQVLNSNDRARVQTQGRGATSGSSKEKRFLCMFCNKGFSCTQKVEIHQRIHTGVKPFSCTQCHMRFAQAGHLKRHQRVHTGVKPFSCTQCQMSFAQAGDLKRHQRVHTGEKPFRCQLCEKRFSRQHQLKMHLKIHTGERPFS; translated from the coding sequence ATGGCCCCTGGCAACATATCCATGGGTTTAGAGACACAGGCTGATCCGTCTAGAGGGGACTGGAaccggtacagtagtagtgtatactctgaagggtgcctagATAAGAAAGGGGAAGGTCTGGTCGTAGATGAAGTGACTGTGAAAGTGGAGGGCGACTTTCCTCCCACATGGAATGCAGCTTGTCACCTAGGAGATGGATTCTCACAGGGCAGAGATTTCTTAGATTACAGTTTAAAGACCAATCTAAATGTCCCGACCCACTCCCCTTTACACGTGCTCAGGGATCGCGACCCAGTGTCTACGTCGATGGCGACTTCCGATTTACAAGGCCGCGTCCTTTTcgatcaggtattgaactcaaaTGACAGGGCTAGAGTCCAGACTCAGGGAAGGGGAGCCACATCAGGCAGTAGTAAAGAgaaacggttcctctgcatgttctgtaacaaaggcttcagctgcaCCCAGAAGGTAGAGATCCACCAGAGGATCCACACAGGGGTGAAACCCTttagctgtacccagtgtcacatgcgcttTGCCCAGGCTGGCCACCTGAAGAGGcatcagagggtccacacaggggtgaaACCCTTCAGTTGTACCCAGTGTCAAATGAGCTTTGCCCAGGCTGgtgacctgaagaggcaccagagggtccacacaggggagaaacccttccGCTGCCAGctgtgtgagaagaggttctcccgccagcaccagctgaagatgcacctgaagaTCCACACGGGAGAGAGGCCATTCTCCTGA
- the LOC139577629 gene encoding uncharacterized protein, translated as MNNCMVFHTQIASILEVLANAAVADICKLVEDDYAVFRLEITQSQKENEALRRKLHLLELKVARERVLVSRPSSVKILDQYRGMARGEGNLTGGHRISVKPAGHNTWSDNQPITIDEGSGTSTQHIIVMESADAEATGPGVKLEKTEGEVEPRQSRDIQTGAPPVATRDPTIAPAPPRTRRSITEVSGMPKATLKSETDTETSTVTHRLLHPGSDPERLVPLGCPPAPAPGSEYLPVFHQIQRTVHSHGDALDTGVDLSCSYATEMDPDNMTLGLETQTDLSRRDWNQYSSTVYSEGCLDKKGEVIVVDEVKVEGHAPPTWNADSHLGDGHLQGRDFLDYRGSSETNQHFVTHSPLHTLRDRDPVSTSMGPPDSHGHVLFDQVLNSIDRARAQAQGGGATSGNSKEKRFLCMFCNKGFSCPQKVEIHQRVHTGEKPFSCTQCYMCFAQAGDLKRHQMVHTGEKPYSCPQCEKKFSRQHQLKRHLKVHTGERPFACAHCRKRFSERSYLRIHQEKNHSTL; from the exons ATGAATAactgtatggtttttcacactcaaattgCCTCAATCTTGGAGGTGCTAGCAAATGCAGCCGTGGCAGACATCTGTAAACTCGTAGAagacgactatgcagtgtttcgtttggaaataactcaaagccagaaagaaaacgAGGCATTGCGGAGGAAACTGCATCTTCTGGAACTGAAGGTGGCACGGGAGCGCGTCCTCGTCAGTCGTCCCAGTAGTGTCAAGATCCTCGACCAatacagaggaatggcaagag GTGAAGGAAatctcactggaggccacaggatctctgtgaagccagcaggacacaaTACATGGAGCGATAACCAACCAATCACTAttgatgaggggagtggaacctcaacccagcacaTTATCGTGATGGag TCTGCAGATGCAGAGGCTACAGGTCCTGGGGTCAAGCTGGAGAAGACTGAAGGAGAGGTGGAACCACGGCAAagcagagacatccagactggaGCGCCCCCTGTAGCCACAAGGGACCCCACCATCGCCCCAGCGCCGCCCAGGACCCGACGTAGCATCACAGAGGTCAGTGGAATGCCGAAAGCCACCCTGAAgtcagaaacagacacagagacttcaactgtaacacaCAGGCTCTTACACCCAGGATCTGACCCAGAGAGACTGGTGCCACTGGGCTGTCCTCCTGCTCCCGCTCCCGGCTCAGAGTACTTACCGGTATTTCATCAGATCCAGAGGACGGTTCATTCCCATGGTGATGCTTTAGACACTGGGGTTGATCTGTCTTGTTCTTACGCTACAGAGATGGACCCTGACAACATGACCTTGGGTTTGGAGacacagactgatctgtctaGAAGGGACTGGAACCAGTACAGTAGTACtgtatactctgaagggtgcctagATAAGAAAGGGGAGGTTATAGTGGTAGATGAGGTGAAAGTGGAGGGCCACGCTCCTCCCACATGGAATGCAGATAGTCACCTAGGAGACGGACACTTACAGGGCAGAGATTTCTTAGATTACAGGGGAAGTTCAGAGACAAATCAACATTTTGTCACCCACTCCCCTTTACACACGCTCAGGGATCGCGACCCAGTATCTACGTCGATGGGGCCTCCCGATTCACATGGCCACGTCCTTTTcgatcaggtattgaactcaaTCGACAGGGCTAGAGCCCAGGCTCAGGGAGGGGGAGCAACATCAGGCAATAGTAAAGAgaaacggttcctctgcatgttctgtaacaaaggtTTCAGCTGCCCCCAGAaagtggagatccaccagagggtccacacaggggagaaacccttcagctgtacccagtgttaCATGTGCTTCGCCCAGGCTGGTGATCTGAAGAGGCACCAGatggtccacacaggggagaaaccataCAGCTGTCCCCAGTGTGAGAAGAAGTTCTCCCGCCAGCATCAGCTGAAGAggcacctgaaggtccacacgggagagaggcCGTTCGCCTGTGCACACTGcaggaagaggttctcagagagaagctacctcaggatacaccaggAGAAAAACCATTCTACTCTATAA